Below is a window of Clavibacter michiganensis subsp. tessellarius DNA.
AGGCGCTCGGCGTCGCCGCGATGGCCCAGTGGATCGCCAACTTCGCCATCACGGTCTCGTTCCCCGCGCTCTCCGCGTTCTCGCTGCCCTTCACCTACGGCATGTACGCCGCGTTCGCCGCCCTCTCGTTCGTCTTCGTCCTCACGAAGATCCCCGAGACCAACGGCATGTCGCTCGAGGAGGCCGAGACGCTCTTCGTCGACAAGCCCAAGAAGCGCAAGGACGCGGCGCGCGCCTGATCCGCCGCGCCGCCCGGCGCAGCGCCCCGCGGGTGCTACCATCGAGCAGCACCCGATCCAGGTCGGGTGACTACGCGTGCCCATCAGGCCTCCGCATCCACTCGGTCTCCTCGTGGCGATGATCCCAATCGCCGAAGGAGCGGATGCGCGCCGGGCACCAGGATCAGCGGTCGTCCCGACCGCCGAGCGAACCGACGAGGCGCGCCGCGTGAGCGCGCGCCGGAACAGGAGTACGGCCATGGCCGTCGTCACCATCCGCCAGCTGCTCGACTGCGGCGTCCACTTCGGTCACCCGAAGACGCGCTGGAACCCGAAGATGAAGCGCTTCATCTTCACCGAGCGCTCCGGCATCTACATCATCGACCTGCAGCAGTCGCTGGCCCTCATCGACAAGGCCTACGACTTCGTCAAGGAGACCGTCGCCCACGGCGGCACCATCCTCTTCGTCGGCACGAAGAAGCAGGCGCAGGAGTCCATCGCCGAGCAGGCGCAGCGCGTCGGCCAGCCCTACGTGAACCAGCGCTGGCTGGGTGGTCTGCTGACCAACTTCCAGACCGTGCACAAGCGCCTCAACCGCCTCAAGGAGCTCGACCTCGTCGACTTCGACGACACGACGCGCGGCTTCACCAAGAAGGAGCTCCTCATCCAGCGTCGCGAGCGCGACAAGCTGGAGAAGAGCCTCGGCGGCATCCGGAACCTCACCAAGACGCCGTCGGCGATGTGGGTCGTGGACACCAAGAAGGAGCACCTCGCCATCGACGAGGCGCGCAAGCTCGGCATCCCCGTCATCGGCATCCTCGACACCAACTGCGACCCCGACGAGGTCCAGTACCCGATCCCGGGCAACGACGACGCGATCCGCTCCGTCGCGCTGCTGACGCGCATCATCGCCGACGCCGCCGCCGAGGGCCTCATCCAGCGCCACCAGAAGCCCGACGCCGAGGGCTCCGCCCCCGCCGAGCCGCTGGCCGACTGGGAGCGCGAGCTCCTCGAGCAGGGCGACGCCGCGAAGGCCGCGCTGCCCGTCGAGGAGAACGACGTCGACGCCGAGGTCTCCGCCAAGAACGAGGCGAAGTCCGAGGACGAGGTCGCCG
It encodes the following:
- the rpsB gene encoding 30S ribosomal protein S2 translates to MAVVTIRQLLDCGVHFGHPKTRWNPKMKRFIFTERSGIYIIDLQQSLALIDKAYDFVKETVAHGGTILFVGTKKQAQESIAEQAQRVGQPYVNQRWLGGLLTNFQTVHKRLNRLKELDLVDFDDTTRGFTKKELLIQRRERDKLEKSLGGIRNLTKTPSAMWVVDTKKEHLAIDEARKLGIPVIGILDTNCDPDEVQYPIPGNDDAIRSVALLTRIIADAAAEGLIQRHQKPDAEGSAPAEPLADWERELLEQGDAAKAALPVEENDVDAEVSAKNEAKSEDEVAAPVHAPESDDATEAKIEAEATDAEKAPASE